One window from the genome of Actinoplanes teichomyceticus ATCC 31121 encodes:
- a CDS encoding ABC transporter permease, with protein sequence MRHLLRKLGFYLVALWAALTVNFFVPRLMPGDPVEILISKLGQRGPVTPEMRASVEALLGTDSGAPLWRQYVDYLGNLARGDLGVSVTFFPASVGSIIEQTLPWTIGLIGLATVISFLVGVGLGTLAGWRRGSWLDNLIPVTTMFQSVPYFWLALILLFAFGSVWPLFPLNGGYDVYTVTPGWNGPFLGSVLYYGALPALTIILSSVGGWMLGMRNMMVSTLSEDYMLTAEAKGLRPGRIMRRYAARNAILPSVSGFAISLGFVVAGSIVTEAVFSYPGIGSALLQSVGGNDYALMQGIFLVITLSVLGANLLVDLLYSVIDPRTRARA encoded by the coding sequence GTGCGCCACCTGCTTCGTAAACTGGGGTTCTACCTGGTCGCCCTGTGGGCGGCGCTGACGGTGAACTTCTTCGTCCCGCGCCTGATGCCCGGCGACCCGGTCGAGATCCTGATCTCGAAGCTGGGTCAGCGCGGGCCGGTCACCCCTGAGATGCGGGCCTCGGTGGAGGCCCTGCTGGGCACCGACAGCGGCGCCCCGCTGTGGCGGCAGTACGTCGACTACCTGGGGAACCTGGCACGCGGGGATCTGGGCGTCTCGGTGACGTTCTTCCCCGCGTCGGTCGGCTCGATCATCGAGCAGACCCTGCCCTGGACGATCGGCCTGATCGGTCTCGCCACGGTCATCTCGTTCCTGGTCGGCGTCGGTCTGGGCACCCTCGCCGGCTGGAGACGGGGCTCCTGGCTGGACAACCTCATCCCGGTCACCACGATGTTCCAGTCCGTGCCGTACTTCTGGCTGGCGCTGATCCTGCTCTTCGCGTTCGGCAGCGTCTGGCCGCTGTTCCCGCTCAACGGCGGGTACGACGTCTACACCGTCACGCCGGGCTGGAACGGGCCGTTCCTCGGCTCGGTGCTCTACTACGGCGCGCTTCCCGCGCTGACCATCATCCTGTCCTCGGTGGGCGGCTGGATGCTCGGGATGCGCAACATGATGGTGTCCACGCTGTCCGAGGACTACATGCTCACCGCCGAGGCGAAGGGCCTGCGTCCGGGCCGGATCATGCGACGCTACGCGGCGCGCAACGCGATCCTGCCCTCGGTCTCCGGGTTCGCCATCTCGCTCGGGTTCGTGGTGGCCGGCTCGATCGTCACCGAGGCGGTGTTCTCCTACCCCGGTATCGGCTCCGCGCTGCTGCAGTCGGTGGGTGGCAACGACTACGCCCTCATGCAGGGCATCTTCCTGGTCATCACGCTGTCCGTGCTCGGCGCGAACCTGCTGGTCGACCTCCTGTACTCGGTCATCGACCCGCGCACCCGGGCGCGGGCCTGA
- a CDS encoding ABC transporter permease: MTMTTELAESSVSATAKGRPARGFGLRNRKLVAGLVIGGAILLFGLLGPLVTQDPSLVHDQGLTGPSAEHWLGTTQTGQDVLAQLAHGTRGSLAVGAIVGVLTLLLSTFFGVVGAYAGGWVDEAFSLFTNIMLVIPGLPLVIVISSYAPDKSIWLVSIVLAITGWAGSARVLRGYTLSLRNRDYVLASRVAGEKRWRILTVEILPNLIPLLASQVVFAVIFAILGEAGLSYLGLGASGSFTWGTMLYYAQNGLALRLGAWWWFVPPGLLLALFGAALSLINFAIDEIINPKLRNQTRAARKSWRMSREQLSKAKEATL, translated from the coding sequence ATGACCATGACCACGGAACTGGCCGAATCGTCGGTGAGCGCGACGGCGAAGGGCCGGCCGGCCCGCGGGTTCGGCCTGCGCAACCGCAAGCTGGTGGCTGGGTTGGTCATCGGCGGCGCGATCCTGCTCTTCGGCCTGCTCGGGCCGCTCGTCACCCAGGACCCGTCGCTGGTGCACGACCAGGGGCTGACCGGCCCGAGCGCCGAGCACTGGCTGGGCACCACGCAGACCGGTCAGGACGTGCTGGCCCAGCTCGCCCACGGCACCCGCGGCTCGCTCGCCGTCGGCGCGATCGTCGGGGTGCTGACCCTGCTGCTGTCCACCTTCTTCGGTGTGGTCGGCGCGTACGCCGGCGGCTGGGTCGACGAGGCGTTCTCCCTGTTCACCAACATCATGCTGGTGATCCCCGGGCTGCCGCTGGTGATCGTGATCTCCAGTTACGCGCCGGACAAGAGCATCTGGCTGGTCTCCATCGTCCTGGCGATCACCGGCTGGGCCGGCTCGGCGCGGGTGCTGCGCGGATACACGCTGAGCCTGCGCAACCGCGACTACGTGCTCGCCTCCCGGGTGGCCGGCGAGAAACGCTGGCGGATCCTGACCGTGGAGATCCTGCCCAACCTGATCCCGCTGCTGGCCTCGCAGGTGGTGTTCGCGGTCATCTTCGCGATCCTGGGCGAGGCCGGCCTGTCGTATCTCGGGCTCGGCGCGAGCGGCTCGTTCACCTGGGGCACCATGCTCTACTACGCGCAGAACGGCCTGGCCCTGCGGCTCGGCGCGTGGTGGTGGTTCGTGCCGCCGGGCCTGCTGCTGGCGCTGTTCGGCGCCGCGCTCTCGCTGATCAACTTCGCGATCGACGAGATCATCAACCCGAAGCTGCGCAACCAGACCCGCGCCGCCCGCAAGAGCTGGCGGATGTCGCGCGAGCAGCTGTCGAAGGCGAAGGAGGCCACGCTGTGA
- a CDS encoding ABC transporter ATP-binding protein: MNHSPVLSIEGFSVDYLVDPVVHAVRDVNLELRRGEVLGLAGESGCGKSTLAYGMIRLLKPPAMITSGRAVFRSREGAEIDWNRLDAAELRAHRWEKISMVFQGAMNSLNPVISIRDQFEDVFTTHRPRMSRKQRLERCGELLERVGVERRRLSSYPHELSGGMRQRVMIAMAMALEPEVMIMDEPTTALDVVVQREILREITRLRDELGFAVVFITHDLPLLLEISDRIAVMRHGEIVELGAAAELYSAPKHDYTRQLLASFPSLTGDRGSFVRGAMDDRLLALDAVEVQA, encoded by the coding sequence GTGAACCACAGTCCGGTGCTGTCCATCGAGGGTTTCAGCGTGGACTACCTGGTCGATCCGGTGGTCCACGCGGTCCGCGACGTGAACCTGGAGCTGCGGCGCGGTGAGGTGCTGGGCCTGGCCGGGGAGAGCGGCTGCGGCAAGAGCACCCTGGCGTACGGGATGATCCGCCTGCTCAAACCGCCCGCGATGATCACCTCGGGCCGGGCGGTGTTCCGCTCCCGCGAGGGCGCGGAGATCGACTGGAATCGGCTGGACGCCGCGGAGCTGCGCGCCCACCGCTGGGAGAAGATCTCCATGGTCTTCCAGGGCGCGATGAACTCGCTCAACCCGGTGATCTCGATCCGCGATCAGTTCGAGGACGTGTTCACCACCCACCGGCCGCGGATGAGCCGCAAACAACGCCTGGAGCGCTGCGGCGAGCTGCTGGAACGCGTCGGCGTCGAACGCCGGCGGCTGAGCTCCTACCCGCACGAGCTGTCCGGCGGCATGCGGCAGCGCGTCATGATCGCAATGGCGATGGCCCTGGAGCCGGAAGTCATGATCATGGATGAGCCGACCACCGCGCTCGACGTGGTGGTGCAGCGGGAGATCCTGCGGGAGATCACCCGGCTGCGCGACGAGCTCGGCTTCGCGGTCGTCTTCATCACCCACGACCTGCCGCTACTGCTGGAGATCAGCGACCGGATCGCGGTGATGCGCCACGGCGAGATCGTCGAGCTGGGTGCCGCCGCCGAGCTCTACAGCGCGCCGAAGCACGACTACACCAGGCAGCTGCTGGCGTCCTTCCCCAGCCTCACCGGCGACCGCGGCTCCTTCGTGCGCGGCGCGATGGACGACCGGCTGCTGGCCCTCGACGCCGTCGAGGTGCAGGCATGA
- a CDS encoding ABC transporter ATP-binding protein, with translation MTTLEARGLRKEYRLRDGWRTGTLRAVDDVSFTLDPGRTLALVGQSGSGKSTVAKLLLQLERPTAGQIRLDGEPVARRGAGLAAYRRAVQMVFQDPFASLNPYHTIGHHLARPVRLHHPRMTDAEVRARVLELLERVRLTPAATVARRRPHELSGGQRQRVAIARALAPEPGVLIADEPVSMLDVSIRLGVLNLLATLQREERLGVLYITHDLATARHFSDEILVMYRGRIVERGPADEVILNPRHEYTRTLAEAAPNPERRIGELRSSPR, from the coding sequence ATGACCACGCTGGAGGCGCGCGGGCTGCGCAAGGAGTACCGGCTGCGGGACGGGTGGCGCACCGGCACGCTGCGCGCCGTCGACGACGTGAGCTTCACCCTCGACCCCGGGCGGACCCTGGCGCTGGTCGGGCAGAGCGGCAGCGGCAAGTCCACCGTCGCCAAGCTGCTGCTGCAACTGGAACGGCCCACCGCGGGGCAGATCCGGCTCGACGGCGAGCCGGTGGCCCGGCGGGGAGCGGGGCTGGCCGCCTACCGGCGTGCCGTGCAGATGGTCTTCCAGGATCCGTTCGCGTCGCTCAATCCGTACCACACGATCGGGCACCACCTGGCCCGCCCGGTCCGGCTGCACCACCCGCGGATGACCGACGCCGAGGTTCGCGCGAGGGTGCTGGAACTGCTGGAACGCGTCCGGCTGACGCCGGCGGCCACCGTCGCGCGGCGCCGCCCGCACGAGCTCTCCGGCGGCCAGCGCCAGCGCGTCGCCATCGCCCGCGCGCTGGCGCCCGAACCCGGCGTGCTGATCGCCGACGAGCCGGTGTCGATGCTGGACGTCTCGATCCGGCTGGGCGTGCTCAACCTGCTCGCCACCCTGCAGCGCGAGGAGCGGCTGGGCGTCCTCTACATCACCCACGACCTGGCCACCGCGCGGCACTTCTCCGACGAGATCCTGGTGATGTACCGGGGGCGGATCGTCGAGCGGGGCCCGGCCGACGAGGTCATCCTCAACCCCCGGCACGAGTACACCCGGACCCTGGCCGAGGCCGCGCCGAATCCGGAGCGGAGGATCGGCGAGCTGCGCTCGTCCCCGCGATGA
- a CDS encoding alpha/beta fold hydrolase: protein MIAHPGLRFADHTVTVPLDHRRPGAASIEVFAREVVADDRAGDDLPWLLFLQGGPGGKAPRPLGADGWLARALRTHRVLLLDQRGTGRSTPVTARTVRGRDDAALAAYLRLFRADSIVADAEILRERVAGGARWDTLGQSYGGFITLTYLSFAPQALRTCYITGGLPGLDSTADDVYALTYPKVAARNAEFYRAFPGAAAEVRRIAAHLTEHDVRLPDGDRLTVDRLRLIGTMFGMSTGYAQLHWLLDEAWHGDELSDTFRQEVWRLTAFCDVPLFALQECTLGQGDRATAWAADRALRRHPRFAPDADPLLFTGEMMYPWMFREIAALRPFAGAAEILAADTGWPPLYDLDRLAANDVPVLAAVYADDMYVPAELSLRTAARVGNLRAWVTDEYQHDGLRTAGDRVLRHLTEMAAGLR, encoded by the coding sequence GTGATCGCACATCCGGGGCTGCGCTTCGCCGACCACACCGTCACCGTGCCGCTGGACCACCGGCGGCCCGGCGCCGCGAGCATCGAGGTGTTCGCCCGGGAGGTGGTCGCCGACGACCGGGCCGGCGACGACCTGCCCTGGCTGCTGTTCCTGCAGGGCGGCCCGGGCGGCAAGGCGCCCCGGCCGCTGGGCGCCGACGGCTGGCTGGCGCGGGCCCTGCGCACCCACCGGGTGCTGCTGCTCGACCAGCGGGGCACCGGCCGCAGCACCCCGGTCACCGCCCGTACGGTGCGCGGGCGCGACGACGCCGCCCTGGCGGCGTACCTGAGGCTCTTCCGCGCCGACAGCATCGTCGCCGACGCGGAGATCCTGCGGGAGCGGGTGGCCGGCGGAGCCCGCTGGGACACGCTGGGCCAGAGCTACGGCGGGTTCATCACCCTGACCTACCTGTCGTTCGCCCCGCAGGCGTTGCGGACCTGCTACATCACCGGCGGGCTGCCCGGCCTGGACAGCACCGCCGACGACGTCTACGCCCTGACCTACCCGAAGGTCGCCGCCCGCAACGCGGAGTTCTACCGGGCGTTCCCGGGCGCCGCCGCCGAGGTCCGCCGGATCGCCGCGCACCTGACCGAGCACGACGTGCGGCTGCCGGACGGCGACCGGCTCACCGTCGATCGCCTGCGCCTGATCGGCACCATGTTCGGGATGAGCACCGGCTACGCCCAGCTGCACTGGCTGCTGGACGAGGCGTGGCACGGCGACGAGCTCTCCGACACGTTCCGACAGGAGGTGTGGCGGCTGACCGCGTTCTGCGACGTGCCGTTGTTCGCCCTGCAGGAGTGCACGCTCGGCCAGGGCGACCGGGCCACCGCGTGGGCCGCCGACCGGGCCCTGCGCCGGCACCCCCGGTTCGCCCCCGACGCCGATCCGCTGCTGTTCACCGGCGAGATGATGTACCCCTGGATGTTCCGTGAGATCGCGGCCCTGCGCCCGTTCGCCGGGGCCGCCGAGATCCTGGCCGCCGACACCGGCTGGCCCCCGCTGTACGACCTGGATCGGCTGGCCGCCAACGACGTCCCGGTCCTGGCCGCGGTCTACGCCGACGACATGTACGTCCCGGCCGAGCTGTCCCTGCGCACCGCCGCCCGGGTCGGCAACCTTCGTGCCTGGGTGACCGACGAGTACCAGCACGACGGGTTGCGCACCGCCGGCGACCGGGTCCTGCGCCACCTCACCGAGATGGCCGCCGGGCTGCGCTGA
- a CDS encoding PadR family transcriptional regulator, translated as MRITVATARLLAVLLTEPEADRYGLDLMGATGLASGSLYPILHRLQDAGWLTARWEDIDPSELGRPARRFYRLTPDGVSQARSALARLRAQTAVPGIVGLATRSLAW; from the coding sequence ATGCGGATCACTGTAGCGACTGCTCGGCTGCTGGCCGTGCTGCTCACCGAGCCGGAGGCCGACCGGTATGGCCTGGACCTGATGGGGGCGACCGGCCTGGCCAGCGGCAGCCTTTACCCGATCCTGCACCGACTGCAGGACGCGGGCTGGCTGACCGCGCGGTGGGAGGACATCGACCCGTCCGAGCTCGGACGACCGGCCCGCCGGTTCTATCGGCTGACGCCCGACGGCGTCAGTCAGGCCCGGTCGGCGCTCGCCCGGCTGCGAGCACAGACCGCCGTGCCCGGGATCGTGGGCCTCGCGACGCGGAGCCTGGCGTGGTGA
- a CDS encoding DUF885 domain-containing protein → MTEDFTSRLLRDMARLDPCTAVVDAGEQEVDGLTDYSPDGHQARADLAASALRDLEALIPTSSLHAHLVERLRARIAFHEAGEDLRELHAAATGPLQLIRQAVEAAVPGRDAEGAAYEDGWARVAARQAAIPAALDGYARSLLLAAERGHLPTRRQVELVTQRCRNWADDDIALVERYGGGRQQASLQATAQQARVAYQRLAATLAADLAPQARSDEAFGPQRYALWVRSFLGTEPDLRELYAWGWDEFTRIEAELVAEAKVLGGSVPEVIDRLDERDAPGTLHSRAAFGAWLQELLETTIEQLDGVHFDIPTPLRRIESRVTVSGGIAYTGPSRDLTRPGRVWWLLPEGQESFPTWWAHSTAYHEGVPGHHLQIGHEACQGGLGQRLSLLGGLSGCQEGWALYAERFMDELGHYEQPGARLGYLFSQLLRAARVVLDIGLHLRLPMPSGGGASWTPDAALRLLQDRCHQGPYASPELARYLGRPGQALTYKVGERVWLAGRASFRGDQRAFHRRALDAGSLGLDQLRKALTE, encoded by the coding sequence GTGACCGAGGACTTCACGAGCCGGCTCCTGCGCGACATGGCCCGCCTCGACCCTTGCACGGCGGTGGTGGACGCTGGGGAGCAAGAGGTTGATGGGCTCACCGACTACAGTCCGGACGGTCACCAGGCTCGCGCCGATCTCGCTGCTTCAGCCCTGCGCGACCTGGAAGCCCTGATTCCGACGAGCTCGCTGCATGCTCACCTGGTCGAACGGCTGCGGGCCCGGATCGCCTTTCACGAGGCCGGGGAGGATCTGCGGGAACTGCATGCGGCGGCTACTGGCCCGCTCCAGCTGATCCGCCAGGCGGTGGAGGCTGCGGTGCCCGGCCGTGACGCTGAGGGCGCAGCCTACGAGGATGGATGGGCTCGCGTCGCCGCACGTCAGGCCGCGATCCCCGCGGCTCTGGACGGGTACGCCCGCAGTCTCCTGCTCGCTGCCGAACGCGGTCACCTGCCGACGCGGCGGCAGGTGGAGCTCGTGACGCAGCGCTGCCGCAATTGGGCCGACGATGACATCGCCCTGGTCGAGCGCTACGGCGGTGGGCGGCAGCAGGCATCGTTGCAGGCCACGGCGCAGCAGGCTCGCGTGGCGTACCAGAGACTGGCCGCGACGCTCGCCGCGGACCTGGCGCCACAGGCGCGTAGCGATGAGGCTTTCGGGCCGCAGCGATACGCACTCTGGGTGCGGAGCTTCCTCGGGACCGAGCCGGATCTGCGCGAGCTCTACGCCTGGGGCTGGGACGAGTTCACCAGGATCGAGGCGGAGCTGGTCGCAGAAGCGAAGGTCCTGGGTGGGAGCGTGCCGGAGGTGATCGACCGGCTCGACGAGCGCGACGCGCCGGGCACCCTGCACAGCCGAGCAGCATTCGGTGCGTGGCTGCAGGAGCTGCTGGAGACCACCATCGAGCAGTTGGACGGTGTGCATTTCGACATCCCCACGCCGCTGCGGCGCATCGAGTCTCGAGTAACGGTGTCGGGCGGCATCGCCTACACCGGGCCGTCGCGCGACCTGACGCGACCCGGTCGGGTCTGGTGGCTCCTACCCGAAGGGCAGGAGAGCTTCCCCACCTGGTGGGCCCACAGCACCGCGTACCACGAAGGTGTTCCCGGACACCATCTTCAGATCGGCCACGAGGCATGCCAGGGCGGCCTCGGGCAACGGCTGAGTCTGCTCGGCGGGCTCTCCGGCTGCCAAGAGGGCTGGGCGCTGTACGCCGAGCGGTTCATGGATGAACTCGGGCACTACGAGCAGCCGGGTGCACGACTGGGGTACCTGTTCTCGCAGCTGCTGCGGGCCGCGCGAGTCGTACTCGATATCGGCTTACATTTGCGACTGCCAATGCCGTCCGGTGGCGGCGCGTCATGGACGCCGGATGCCGCACTACGGCTGCTGCAAGATCGTTGCCATCAAGGGCCGTACGCGTCCCCGGAACTCGCGCGTTATCTGGGCAGGCCAGGCCAGGCGCTGACCTACAAGGTAGGTGAGCGGGTGTGGCTGGCAGGTCGCGCGTCCTTTCGCGGCGACCAGCGAGCATTCCACCGTCGGGCACTGGACGCGGGCTCGCTGGGATTGGACCAGCTGAGGAAAGCGCTGACCGAATAG
- a CDS encoding DUF6192 family protein, protein MASRWPADRRRADVSFHLHRVLASIPDADQRFAVIGEPPVLARTGERRWTEDEAKRRVGRQVTPAGDGPGKGHRGARAGPFDSETTGRQRVVPRRKGCLVQ, encoded by the coding sequence GTGGCGTCACGGTGGCCAGCCGACCGGCGCCGCGCCGACGTGTCGTTCCACCTCCATCGCGTGCTGGCCTCGATCCCCGATGCCGACCAGCGGTTCGCGGTGATCGGCGAGCCGCCGGTGCTGGCCCGGACCGGCGAGCGCCGGTGGACCGAGGACGAGGCGAAACGGCGGGTGGGCCGGCAGGTCACCCCGGCCGGAGACGGTCCAGGAAAAGGTCATCGCGGTGCACGAGCTGGTCCGTTCGACTCCGAGACGACCGGCCGTCAACGGGTCGTGCCACGTAGGAAAGGTTGCCTGGTCCAGTAG
- a CDS encoding DUF6174 domain-containing protein codes for MTRRRVALAVATAALSGCGGNPEPAAAAAWREPTRYTYELESSCGERALIGRFRITVEQGEVTAAAGLDESGRWFVENARSETVPTLGQLLDEVDRARQHGAAVAEVTTDPADGHPTTINIDQEANAIDDESCFTIAGYTLE; via the coding sequence ATGACACGCCGGCGGGTCGCCCTGGCAGTGGCTACGGCCGCGCTTTCTGGTTGCGGTGGGAATCCCGAGCCAGCGGCCGCCGCGGCTTGGCGGGAGCCCACCAGGTATACCTACGAGCTCGAATCCTCCTGTGGGGAGCGCGCCCTCATCGGTCGTTTCCGGATCACCGTCGAGCAGGGCGAGGTCACCGCAGCCGCGGGCCTCGACGAATCCGGGCGTTGGTTCGTGGAGAACGCCCGCAGCGAAACGGTGCCGACGCTGGGCCAGCTCCTCGACGAGGTGGACCGGGCTCGACAGCACGGCGCGGCCGTCGCTGAGGTCACCACAGATCCGGCCGACGGTCACCCCACCACGATCAACATCGATCAGGAGGCCAACGCGATCGATGACGAATCCTGCTTCACCATCGCCGGCTACACCCTTGAGTGA
- a CDS encoding GGDEF domain-containing protein: protein MTGWRLASYLAVAVLAATAAGTTAGTRYGDPVYFGVYLTVVVLLCRTAASRRRSGDRLPWLYVAVGQVAWLAGDAVYPIAMLLHRTDDGTASAVLWTAGYLAYGAALFSMARRRAGRWLRPAVLDMLTLAVACAIVIWVVFISPYLAELAADPLGAYLYVMSPMGDIGILAGVLLLVMSPGRRTGATRLLLLSAVLRIASDLGSSFIPSLAVATAVGVGSILLSNSLLAAAALHANSSELTVTARRAPTLHPARVWFLGVGLLTAPAILFARREYAEAERFLLFFATVATAAFILARFASALRSLERAERTLEHRSRHDPLTGLLNRAALGHELDQCPPGSTVLYLDLDGFKAVNDSAGHVAGDTILQTVALRLRGAVRDCDVVARLGGDEFAVVLAGLGSADGVRVADRIIEDVAMPIEHEGAWYTVGASIGIACTERPDGPWRPAALLRAADTAMYQAKRLGRGRWVLSAPTA, encoded by the coding sequence ATGACCGGCTGGAGGCTAGCGAGCTATCTCGCCGTGGCGGTGCTCGCCGCCACGGCGGCGGGGACGACCGCCGGGACGCGGTACGGCGATCCGGTGTACTTCGGCGTCTACCTGACCGTCGTGGTCCTCCTCTGCCGGACCGCGGCGTCCCGGCGCCGCAGCGGGGATCGCCTGCCCTGGCTGTACGTCGCGGTGGGGCAGGTGGCGTGGCTGGCCGGGGACGCGGTCTATCCGATCGCCATGCTGCTGCACCGCACCGACGACGGCACCGCGTCGGCCGTGCTGTGGACCGCCGGCTACCTGGCGTACGGTGCGGCGCTGTTCTCGATGGCGCGGCGTCGCGCGGGCCGATGGCTGCGACCGGCGGTGCTGGACATGCTGACGCTGGCGGTCGCCTGCGCGATCGTGATCTGGGTCGTGTTCATCTCGCCCTACCTGGCGGAGCTGGCCGCTGATCCGCTCGGCGCATACCTGTACGTGATGAGCCCGATGGGCGACATCGGCATCCTCGCCGGGGTCCTGCTGCTGGTGATGTCGCCCGGCCGGCGCACCGGTGCGACCCGGTTGCTGCTGCTCTCCGCCGTGCTGCGGATCGCCTCGGATCTCGGCTCCAGTTTCATCCCGTCGCTCGCGGTGGCCACGGCGGTCGGCGTCGGCTCGATCCTGCTGAGCAACTCGCTGCTGGCCGCGGCCGCCCTGCACGCCAACAGCAGCGAGTTGACGGTGACCGCCCGCCGGGCGCCCACCCTGCACCCGGCCCGCGTCTGGTTCCTCGGGGTCGGCCTGCTGACCGCTCCGGCGATCCTGTTCGCCCGCCGGGAGTACGCCGAGGCCGAGCGGTTCCTGCTGTTCTTCGCCACGGTCGCCACCGCGGCGTTCATCCTGGCCCGGTTCGCCAGCGCGCTGCGCTCCCTGGAGCGCGCCGAACGCACGCTGGAGCACCGCAGCCGGCACGATCCCCTGACCGGGCTGCTGAACCGGGCCGCGCTCGGCCACGAACTGGACCAGTGCCCGCCCGGCTCCACCGTGCTGTACCTGGACCTGGACGGCTTCAAGGCGGTCAACGACAGCGCCGGCCACGTCGCCGGTGACACGATCCTGCAGACGGTCGCGCTCCGCCTGCGGGGCGCGGTCCGCGACTGTGACGTGGTCGCCCGGCTGGGCGGCGACGAGTTCGCCGTGGTGCTGGCCGGCCTCGGCAGCGCCGACGGCGTCCGGGTCGCCGACCGGATCATCGAGGACGTGGCGATGCCGATCGAGCACGAGGGCGCGTGGTACACCGTGGGCGCCAGCATCGGCATCGCCTGCACCGAACGCCCCGACGGGCCATGGCGGCCCGCCGCCCTGCTGCGTGCCGCCGACACCGCGATGTACCAGGCGAAACGGCTGGGCCGCGGGCGATGGGTGCTGTCCGCGCCGACCGCTTGA
- a CDS encoding nuclear transport factor 2 family protein, with protein sequence MSALTPPFTAASAAAKVQAAEDAWNTRDPQRVALAYTEDSVWRNRDVFVTGRAAIVEFLTAKWARERDYALRKSLWAFTADRIAVRFQYECRDATGQWWRSYGNELWEFDERGLMRRREASIDDVPITESQRRIHGPRPHGERAELPLR encoded by the coding sequence ATGTCCGCGCTCACCCCCCCGTTCACCGCCGCGTCCGCGGCCGCCAAGGTCCAGGCCGCCGAGGACGCCTGGAACACCCGCGACCCGCAGCGGGTCGCGCTGGCCTACACCGAGGACTCGGTCTGGCGCAACCGCGACGTCTTCGTCACCGGGCGCGCCGCCATCGTCGAGTTCCTCACCGCCAAGTGGGCGCGCGAGCGGGACTACGCGCTGCGCAAGTCGCTGTGGGCGTTCACCGCCGACCGCATCGCGGTCCGCTTCCAGTACGAGTGCCGCGACGCCACCGGCCAGTGGTGGCGCAGCTACGGCAACGAGCTGTGGGAGTTCGACGAGCGCGGCCTGATGCGCCGCCGCGAGGCCAGCATCGACGACGTGCCGATCACCGAGTCGCAGCGGCGCATCCACGGGCCCCGGCCGCACGGTGAGCGGGCGGAGCTGCCGCTGCGCTGA
- a CDS encoding TetR family transcriptional regulator — protein sequence MVLPVNNDPSAAVPARSTDHPGPPGSAGPAGSAGPAGSAGPPGSAGPAGSAGPARGAASATRARSADRARSDSEARQRVLDAAERLIYARGIRAVGMDDVRTASGVALKRLYSLYPSKDAVVEAVLERRDRWWRERLAEHVQRVDDPRERLLAVFDWLGEWFAEPDFRGCAWINAFGEAGATSPAVAAQVDRHKRAFAAQLAEWCSAAGCPPELAEQLFLLAEGAVVTAGIQRSTGPAGTARDAAAVLLSRVTPAV from the coding sequence ATGGTTCTCCCCGTCAACAACGACCCCTCGGCCGCCGTCCCGGCCCGCTCGACCGACCATCCCGGCCCGCCGGGCAGTGCTGGTCCGGCGGGCAGTGCTGGTCCGGCGGGCAGTGCTGGTCCGCCGGGCAGTGCTGGTCCGGCGGGCAGTGCTGGTCCGGCCCGCGGCGCGGCCTCGGCCACCCGGGCTCGCTCGGCCGACCGGGCCCGGTCGGACAGCGAGGCTCGGCAGAGGGTGCTGGACGCCGCCGAGCGGCTGATCTACGCGCGCGGCATCCGCGCGGTCGGCATGGACGACGTGCGGACCGCGTCCGGCGTGGCGCTCAAACGGCTCTACTCGCTCTATCCCAGCAAGGACGCCGTGGTCGAGGCGGTCCTGGAGCGCCGGGACCGGTGGTGGCGCGAACGGCTCGCCGAGCACGTGCAGCGGGTGGACGACCCCCGCGAACGCCTGCTGGCGGTCTTCGACTGGCTGGGTGAGTGGTTCGCCGAGCCGGATTTCCGCGGCTGCGCCTGGATCAACGCCTTCGGCGAGGCCGGGGCCACCTCGCCGGCCGTCGCCGCCCAGGTCGACCGGCACAAGCGTGCCTTCGCCGCCCAGCTCGCCGAGTGGTGCTCCGCGGCCGGCTGCCCGCCCGAGCTGGCCGAGCAGCTGTTCCTGCTGGCCGAGGGTGCCGTGGTCACGGCCGGCATCCAGCGCAGCACCGGGCCGGCGGGTACGGCCCGCGACGCGGCCGCCGTCCTGCTGTCCCGGGTGACCCCGGCGGTGTGA
- a CDS encoding DUF3072 domain-containing protein, whose translation MADPKNAAPDGNRVKDPEDWTTGGEPATGAQESYLHTLATEAHEEVPDGLTKAEASQRIDELQEKTGRGR comes from the coding sequence ATGGCTGACCCGAAGAACGCCGCGCCGGACGGCAACCGGGTGAAGGATCCGGAGGACTGGACCACCGGCGGCGAGCCGGCGACCGGGGCGCAGGAGTCGTATCTGCACACCCTGGCCACCGAGGCGCACGAGGAGGTCCCGGACGGCCTGACCAAGGCCGAGGCGTCCCAGCGTATCGACGAGTTGCAGGAGAAGACCGGCCGCGGCCGGTAG